The Virgibacillus siamensis sequence TTTTTCTTTTCCTGTTCCTCTGCATAATCCATCAGTACTGCTCCGACTAAGCGGAAAGCAGACTGCGTATTTGGAAAGATACGTATTACTCTTTCCCTTCGCCGAACCTCTTCATTCAAACGTTCCAATGAGTTTGTACTGTGAATGAACTGGTGGTATTTTATAGGCTCATTAAGAAATTGCATCGCGTCATCAAAGCCTTCTTCCAGATTTCCAATGACTTTTTCCAGCTTAGAATTATCTTCATAACGCGCCACAAATTCGTCTTTAAATGTTCTTGCATCCTCTGGTTTCACCGCATCAAAAATGCGCTTTAAATCAATCTTTACTTCTTCTATGTTTTTCTTCGGCATGTCCTTAATAAGGTTCTTCTTAAAATGAACGGTGCAGCGCTGCCAGGACGTTCCGATAAATACCTTCTTAATGGCCTTCTTCAAGCCGGAATGGGCATCCGATATGACGAGTTTTGGAGATTGTAAACCGCGTGATATCAGGTCTCCCAAAAACTCCTGCCAAGCTTCGAAACTCTCGGCATGATCAATCCTGAAGCCCAATACTTCTCGCTGATTAATCGCATTAATTGCCGTTGCGATATAGATTGCTTTTGACACGACCTTATGATGTTCACGGACTTTGATATACATTGCATCAACAAAAATATATGGATAATACGTTGTGTTTAATGGCCGGTTTGCCCATTCCTTTACAATTGGGTCAAGCTTCGCTGTAAGCGATGATACAAAGGATTTAGAAACACTCTCCCCGCATAGTTCCTCTACAATATTTTTCACCTTACGGGTGGATACACCATTTATTACCATTTCAAGCATGGAAAGGGCGAAAGCTTTATCGCAACGCTTATATCTTTCAAACACAGTTGGTGCAAACTCCCCACTACGAGTCCGGGGGACACGTAATTTAATTTTCCCAATACTCATCATGAAATCCCGTTCATAGTAGCCATTTCGATAGTCATGACGATCGCCTGAGCGTTCATAGGCCGGAACGTTTAAATAATCATCTCGCTCTTTTTCCATATATTCATTTAATACCAATACGACAGATGATTTAACAACAGCATCAATGTTTGAATTCATAACAGCGTCTTTTAAAAGGTCCATATCTAGGTTAAACTGTAACTGGGTCATAATTAATTCCTCCTCATTCGTTTTTCGTGGTTGAAAACATTGTATCATGAGGAATTAATTTGACCTCTTTTTATTTTCTTTTTACACAATTATATGGACTTAATCATTCATAAAATATAGGTCCGCCTGCTTCTATTTCCAATAAAACGGTAATCGCCCCGCGTCAATAATCTTTTTGTTTTATCCGGTGACTTTACCATCAAAAAGTCTCTTGCCTCGCGATTTGTGATTTTATCACCTATCAAAAGCTTATGATCAGCTAATGCAGCCAGGTGTGCGTTTTTAGAGTAATGGTTGCAAAGGCTGCAATGCCAGATTCCCAAATTCAATGTCATAGGACCTGATTCGCAACTTGGACAGAACACTCCCCTTATCAATTCACTTTTTTCAACACCAAATTTCTTTAATACATTGATATCGGGTTCGGTGTGCTTCTGAACAATGAACTCTCCCAAACTATTCATACCTTTTTTATCGACGACGGGAGTTTTATACTGATTGTTTAATCTCTGAATGTGATGATATAGAAGGTTACTGTGAATGACCTCTTCCGGGATAGGGCGGTGTTGATACATCGGTTTAATAATGGTGGAAGGAAAGCTGATAACAACAAAATAAAGAATTGGGATTTGTGGGAGATTGTACTGACTTAGCCATTTTTTCAAACGGTATCTTTGTAATTTAACCTGAGGCACGGGATTTGGCAACCCTTCTTCAATCCCGGTATCGCCTATACGGATTACTTGTTTGTCTTCATCAAATAAGAGTGTGCCATACCAATTTTTGGATTCAAGTAAAAGGATATAATATTTCGTGAGGAGTAACACATCAATTTCAAAGCAATTTCCGTTGGAGTCTTCCAATCTGGGGTTATGGATAATGGCGTAATCTGGTTCCGGGAGAAGATTCAGTGGAAAAGTTAATGCCTGCTCTCCCCTAAAACCGGTCAGCTTGTTTTTTAGTTTATTTTCAATTCTTGTTTTTTGCGGATGGTGTTCGCTGACCCTTCTATCCAACGCCTCAAGCTGATGAATATACCTGGATTTCATAAGTGGTTTCAAAATCAAATTTACCACTACCTTTCCTATTTTTTTAAATCATACTACATTTCTTTGAAAAAATATAACTATTTTGTCTACTTTTGATTGCCATTCAAGGATTATCAATAACATTTATGGCCGCAACTGTTTCATGCGTTGCAATAGCCTTGATTCAGTACTAATTGTACTTAACATAAAGGTTACGTCGATTTGTTCGGCGGATGCGGCATTTGCTTCAGCGGTTAAGACATTTTCTTCAGCGCGAAATGGGTTTTGTTCGGCGGGTTCAGCACTTTCTTCGGCGGCTGGCGCGATTTGTTCGGCGGTTCCAGCTCTTCCTTCGGTGGGTAGCGCTCTTTGTTCGACAGATGCGACCCTTTCTTCAGCGCAAAACGCAGTTTACAGGTTCACGGGCATTCACACGTAAAATCTTTACTTACAACATGGATTGCAGTACTATTTATGGTAACAAAATTTTTACTATTTTGACTTATATGACGAAGAGTGGGTGAAATGGTGAATCTTACATATTTCCTGTTTTTCCTGTGCATTATTGTGTGTACGCTGATTATTACGTATTGGGCAGCAAAGCAGAATAATACAGCGAATCAGTTTTATATAGCGGCAGGCAGCCTGACGGGGATTCAGAATGGGATGGCGATTGCCGGGGACTACATAAGTGCGGCATCTTTTTTGGGAATTGTCGGGATGATTGCCATTGGCGGCTTTGATGGTTTTTTGTATGCAATTGGCTTTCTGGTTTCCTATCTGATTGTCCTATTTTTCATTGCGGAGCCGGTGCACCATCTTGGCAAATATTCGCTTGGGGATGTTGTTTGTTCGCGTTTCCCGAGTTACCGGATGCGGTGGATGATGGCGATCGGGGCATTTATCATTTCCATCCTGTATATGATTCCGCAGCTTGTGGCGGCTGGTCTGCTGATCCGCCTGCTGCTCGATATTGATTATTCCACATCAGTGCTCATTATTGGAAGTTTGATGACAGTCTATGTTGTGTTTGGCGGCATGTTCGCAACTTCCTGGGTACAGATTGTAAAAACTGTTGTGCTTTTGTCCGGGACGTTTCTCCTTTCCCTGATTGTATTTGCGCAATTCAATTGGGATCCGTCTCAGTTCATTGACCGGGTAAAACAGGGAACCCCGCTTGGAGAAAACTTTTTTCTGCCCGGCAATCTGTTTGATAACCCACTGGAGGCTATCTCGCTTCAGCTTGCACTTATCCTAGGTACTGCCGGCCTGCCGCACATTCTGATACGCTTTTTCACTGTCAAAAATACAAAGGAAGTACGCAAATCACTGCTGACATCCAGTTGGATTATCGGAGTTTTTTATGTGATCACGCTTGTCCTGGGATTTGGAACCGTTGCACTGATCGGATATCAAACGCTGATTTCCGTTGATCCAACCGGAAATCTGGCAGCACCTTTGCTGGCTGAGGCACTTGGCGGTGACTTTCTGATGGCATTTGTTGCGGCAATTTCATTTACAACCATTGTCGCAGTGGTAGCAGGGTTGGTTATCTCGGCAACCACCGCCTTTTCCCATGACCTCTATTATCACATCATCAAGAAAAAACAGACGACTGAAAAAAAGCAGGTACTTGCAGCGAAATGGACAGCATTTTTTGTTGGGCTGGTTTCCACCCTGTTTGCCCTTGGATTGAAAAATACCAATGTCACCTTTCTAGTGTCACTGACATTTACGGTTGCTGCTTCCAGTAATTTACCTGTACTGCTGTTTACAATCTACTGGAGACGATTCAACCAAACAGGGGCAATCATCGGAATGGTTTCCGGGATGACTGCGTCGCTTGCACTGCTGATGGTTGGACCACACATTATGAATCCAACTGGCGGGTGGATTACCGGCGAACCGCTATTTCCCTTGCAAAACCCCGGTATCATTGCGATCCCGATTGGTTTTCTCGGTGCGATTTTCGGGTCGCTGCTATCCAAAAATCCGGAAGAAAGCGACAGGGCATTCAAAAAGTTTTATATGAAAGCGATTACTGGAATTGAGACGAAGGATGAGGCATCATGACACACTTGACAATTGTTTTATTTGAACGGCTCGGACTGCTGCTGGTCATTGCCTTTGTACTTACCCGTACCCCCGGATTCCGCTCCCTGCTGTACCGGGAATACAGCAAGATGATGGCACTCATGCATATCGGTGTGTTTGGTTTATTCGGGATTGCCGGAACAATTGCCGGTGTCGTCATTGTCGACGACTCAACTGTCATTCGTGATTTTGTCTGGTCTGTAGAAGAAGGGCAAATGGTTGTCAGTCTCAGTCTGGTTGCAATCGTGATAGCAGGTCTTCTTGGCGGTCCGGTGGTCGGATTGGGTGCCGGAGTCATTTCCGGAGCTTATCTATTTTACCTTGGTGGAATCGGTGTCATGGCAAATGCACTGGTCAACCCGCTGACAGGGATTCTGGCAGGATGGACGGCACGATTTTTTTCACAGGAAAGGGTCATCTCATCATTGAAGGCCCTGTTTATCGGTGTTTTTCCACCTGTATTGCACATGCAATTGCTGCTGATTTTTGAACCGCACCGGGAAAATATGATTGCGATTATTAACGCCATTGGTTTACCGCTCGTACTTTCAAATGCAATTGCCATTGCCATCTTCACAGCAATGATTGGCATCGTTCTGCGTGAACAGGAAAACGAAGCTGCAATGGCGACCAAACAAGCACTGGCAATTGCCGAAGAGGCTCTTCCGTTTTTAAAAAAAGACTCATCCCGTGAAATGGCAGCCGGGATTACAGAACTGCTGTATGAGCGGCTGAAATTGGCTGCCGTTTCCGTTACAAATAAAACGGAAGTCCTTGCCCATAAAGGACTTGGTGCGAATCACCATCGTGAAGGTGACCGGCTGACCACATCACTGTCACGACAGGCACTGGCTTCCAAACAGATGAAGATTGCCTATTCCCATTCCGAAATACGCTGCGTTGATGAGGATTGTCCATTACAGGCAGCAATCATCATCCCGATTATCGAAGCAAATGATGCCACTGGCCTGATCAAATTTTACTTTAAAAAGGCGCAGCACATCCGGCCTGTGGAGGTGATGCTTGCGCAAGGACTGGGCCAGTTAATTTCCAACCAGCTGAATACAATTGCCTCAGACAAGCTGAACACGCACATACGTGATACAGAACTTCGTAATTTACAGGCACAGATTAACCCGCACTTTTTGTTTAACACGCTGCATTTGATAGCGGCATTATTCCGGAAAGACCCGGAAAAAGCCCGGCATATCACCGTAAAACTAGCCCACTTTATGCGTTTTAACATTGGGCTAGTTTCCGAATCACTCGTTTCATTGGAAAAAGAATGTGAACATGTCAAAGCATATATCGCCATCATCCAGACTCGTTTTTCCAGTCAAATGGATATTTCCTTTTCGGTTTCAGAAGGGATTTCACATGTGCGGATTCCCCCTTCAACCATCCAGCCGCTCGTGGAAAACAGTGTGCAGCACGGGCTGAAGAACATCCGCAGTGGTGGCGAAATTGCAGTATCGATTACAAAATCTGCTGAACATGTCCACGTAACCGTCCGGGACAATGGATGCGGTTTTCCAGCTGAGGTCCTGGATTTAGCCGGCCGTACAGCATTGAAATATAAACAAAATAAAGGTGCCGGCCTGTATAACGTCAATCAGCGGCTGATCAGTCTGCTTGGCGAACAGTCCCATCTGTCCATCCAAAATTGCACAGGTGGCGGCAGTGAAATTTCATTTACCATTCCAAATGAACACGCAATAGAAAGGCTGAGTGAATGATGAGAAATTTGCATGTCTTAATAGCGGAAGATGAACAACTGGCCCGGGAAGAACTTGAATTTTTACTGAATAAAGAACCGGATGTTGTGACATATCCAAGCGCTGAAACCGGTGAAGAATTGATTCAATTATATGTTGAGCATGAACCGGATGTGATTTTTCTTGACGTACAAATGCCCGGAATGTCCGGTGTGGAAGCTGCCAAACGAATAACCAACCTTGCATATCTACAGCAGCCATTATTCATATTCACTACCGCTTACGACACGTATGCCATTGATGCGTTTGAAGTGGAAGCAGTTGATTACCTGTTGAAACCATATGATGAATCCCGTTTCCTGAAAACGATGAAACGAATCCGCAAACTGATGGCACAATCCAAAGACACTGCCGGACAGAACATGCCCGGCAAAAAACATCAAACGGCAAAACTGCTCGTTGATGACGGAGAACGCATGGTGGTGCTCGCACCCGATTCAATTTTTTATGCCGTACCATCAAAAAGGGTTACCGAAATACATACGAAAGATGGGATCATCGAAAGCCGGCTGACCCTGAATGAACTGGAGAAAAAACTGGACAGCGAATCCTTTTTCCGTACACATCGCAGCTACCTGGTCAATCTGAATTATATTCGGGAAATCACGCCATGGTTTAATGGGACTAGCAACAT is a genomic window containing:
- a CDS encoding LytS/YhcK type 5TM receptor domain-containing protein is translated as MTHLTIVLFERLGLLLVIAFVLTRTPGFRSLLYREYSKMMALMHIGVFGLFGIAGTIAGVVIVDDSTVIRDFVWSVEEGQMVVSLSLVAIVIAGLLGGPVVGLGAGVISGAYLFYLGGIGVMANALVNPLTGILAGWTARFFSQERVISSLKALFIGVFPPVLHMQLLLIFEPHRENMIAIINAIGLPLVLSNAIAIAIFTAMIGIVLREQENEAAMATKQALAIAEEALPFLKKDSSREMAAGITELLYERLKLAAVSVTNKTEVLAHKGLGANHHREGDRLTTSLSRQALASKQMKIAYSHSEIRCVDEDCPLQAAIIIPIIEANDATGLIKFYFKKAQHIRPVEVMLAQGLGQLISNQLNTIASDKLNTHIRDTELRNLQAQINPHFLFNTLHLIAALFRKDPEKARHITVKLAHFMRFNIGLVSESLVSLEKECEHVKAYIAIIQTRFSSQMDISFSVSEGISHVRIPPSTIQPLVENSVQHGLKNIRSGGEIAVSITKSAEHVHVTVRDNGCGFPAEVLDLAGRTALKYKQNKGAGLYNVNQRLISLLGEQSHLSIQNCTGGGSEISFTIPNEHAIERLSE
- a CDS encoding solute symporter family protein — translated: MVNLTYFLFFLCIIVCTLIITYWAAKQNNTANQFYIAAGSLTGIQNGMAIAGDYISAASFLGIVGMIAIGGFDGFLYAIGFLVSYLIVLFFIAEPVHHLGKYSLGDVVCSRFPSYRMRWMMAIGAFIISILYMIPQLVAAGLLIRLLLDIDYSTSVLIIGSLMTVYVVFGGMFATSWVQIVKTVVLLSGTFLLSLIVFAQFNWDPSQFIDRVKQGTPLGENFFLPGNLFDNPLEAISLQLALILGTAGLPHILIRFFTVKNTKEVRKSLLTSSWIIGVFYVITLVLGFGTVALIGYQTLISVDPTGNLAAPLLAEALGGDFLMAFVAAISFTTIVAVVAGLVISATTAFSHDLYYHIIKKKQTTEKKQVLAAKWTAFFVGLVSTLFALGLKNTNVTFLVSLTFTVAASSNLPVLLFTIYWRRFNQTGAIIGMVSGMTASLALLMVGPHIMNPTGGWITGEPLFPLQNPGIIAIPIGFLGAIFGSLLSKNPEESDRAFKKFYMKAITGIETKDEAS
- a CDS encoding IS256 family transposase, translating into MTQLQFNLDMDLLKDAVMNSNIDAVVKSSVVLVLNEYMEKERDDYLNVPAYERSGDRHDYRNGYYERDFMMSIGKIKLRVPRTRSGEFAPTVFERYKRCDKAFALSMLEMVINGVSTRKVKNIVEELCGESVSKSFVSSLTAKLDPIVKEWANRPLNTTYYPYIFVDAMYIKVREHHKVVSKAIYIATAINAINQREVLGFRIDHAESFEAWQEFLGDLISRGLQSPKLVISDAHSGLKKAIKKVFIGTSWQRCTVHFKKNLIKDMPKKNIEEVKIDLKRIFDAVKPEDARTFKDEFVARYEDNSKLEKVIGNLEEGFDDAMQFLNEPIKYHQFIHSTNSLERLNEEVRRRERVIRIFPNTQSAFRLVGAVLMDYAEEQEKKKIIIKKD
- a CDS encoding nuclease-related domain-containing protein; translated protein: MILKPLMKSRYIHQLEALDRRVSEHHPQKTRIENKLKNKLTGFRGEQALTFPLNLLPEPDYAIIHNPRLEDSNGNCFEIDVLLLTKYYILLLESKNWYGTLLFDEDKQVIRIGDTGIEEGLPNPVPQVKLQRYRLKKWLSQYNLPQIPILYFVVISFPSTIIKPMYQHRPIPEEVIHSNLLYHHIQRLNNQYKTPVVDKKGMNSLGEFIVQKHTEPDINVLKKFGVEKSELIRGVFCPSCESGPMTLNLGIWHCSLCNHYSKNAHLAALADHKLLIGDKITNREARDFLMVKSPDKTKRLLTRGDYRFIGNRSRRTYIL
- a CDS encoding LytR/AlgR family response regulator transcription factor; the encoded protein is MMRNLHVLIAEDEQLAREELEFLLNKEPDVVTYPSAETGEELIQLYVEHEPDVIFLDVQMPGMSGVEAAKRITNLAYLQQPLFIFTTAYDTYAIDAFEVEAVDYLLKPYDESRFLKTMKRIRKLMAQSKDTAGQNMPGKKHQTAKLLVDDGERMVVLAPDSIFYAVPSKRVTEIHTKDGIIESRLTLNELEKKLDSESFFRTHRSYLVNLNYIREITPWFNGTSNITLTDKQQTKIPVSRGARKVLLEVFKT